A window of the Parambassis ranga chromosome 17, fParRan2.1, whole genome shotgun sequence genome harbors these coding sequences:
- the LOC114449332 gene encoding uncharacterized protein LOC114449332 isoform X7 has translation MEACMMKPDVKKKTKPPKAPPAEIKRNDPEKPAPVVPARPADAELSHTQYRTKRAATNNEELNTPTRYSQRRRVGAEDTESSKDTEQPEDAELPRDEPDFKQASREPSPDPSAEEAGSEKGKNAETKGAGPLHGELSASSDKEKGSFSGLLRGTPETAREIDVPGSSDSLSEAASTKQKKGGLTGIFDRSASIDNMFDEEKSRLFSGLKKKTPKASGDEEAAEDKDSQKELFPSDESLSERSDTKEKTIFSEMFKKTQKPADEESNAAEGKKLSSSCQNLLESSTAKENSGGLAGIFRKSPKPAPRSVAAQDPLSDSQELSASWDNLAEIEKGKKDEFAGMFRRTPTTVEQQESEDLEPPQGGSLRRRSTIKKRRRVVSFRVKKTLPGIPKINQSQSSDKMPVVEETVELQELRAAQPVEIAAYPTGDNPAQAEQESDELMEWWYTVAGWTEWNEVSNFQVEDEDMVVEQVADRVYMAARLFVRLFNQQGASLQHRILELVALADAADHFHKKTVTVAVGGGVASVAGSVTTITGLILAPFTFGASIIVTAVGISVATAGSITSATANITDTVHSNLDRKKVEKMIQGYQEEIKDIRECLEFVQEGLDTLQKWDFEKYSQSAAKKALNHNIKHVVKEGGRAGKALMINTHKLISTVQLLGAAGGAAKAAKAISVTTGVMSALFLALDVFFLAKNSHELHKGAKTKFACKIREVCKDLQDGLLELNKVKTQLQKTMDGIEVEEYEEIEEVEVEVEDDLESDPKKLAELEQELDLLEETLDKKVEEEKKKSKEMEKKKINEKKEEKNIKEKEESEEKKKKEKVEESGVKMEKDEGHGTKKEQKQEIKSVKTAKQEVLKEQKGGKKDKETENRITAGEEKHESPQDKMKEDAGPNQTTEKEKNKEEVKSRSEDSKQDNRSVKTHSEKVKTERESQRSRSSRGDERWAET, from the exons ATGGAAGCATGTATGATGAAGCCAGAcgtcaagaaaaaaacaaaacca CCCAAAGCTCCTCCTGCAGAG ATAAAAAGAAATGATCCTGAGAAACCAGCTCCTGTGGTTCCTGCTCGCCCAGCGGATGCT gaGCTGAGTCATACACAATACAGAACAAAGCGAGCAGCAACAAACAATGAG GAACTTAACACTCCGACCAGATATAGCCAGCGGCGAAGGGTCGGGGCCGAGGACACAGag AGCTCCAAAGACACTGAACAACCAGAGGATGCTGAGCTTCCCAGAGATGAGCCAGATTTTAAACAG GCCAGCAGAGAGCCGAGTCCTGATCCCAGTGCAGAGGAAGCCGGTtcagaaaagggaaaaaatgcaGAAACCAAGGGCGCAGGGCCTTTGCACGGGGAGCTCTCTGCCAGCAGTGACAAG GAGAAAGGCAGTTTTAGTGGACTCCTTAGAGGAACTCCAGAAACAGCCAGAGAG ataGATGTTCCAGGCAGCAGTGACAGTCTGTCTGAGGCTGCAAGTACAAAG cagaaaAAGGGAGGCCTGACTGGAATATTTGATAGATCAGCCAGCATTGACAACATGTTTGATGAG GAGAAAAGTCGGCTGTTCAGTGGACTTAAGAAGAAAACACCCAAAGCTTCTGGAGatgaagaggctgcagag GACAAAGACTCTCAGAAGGAGCTGTTCCCAAGTGACGAAAGTTTGTCTGAACGCAGCGACACCAAG gAGAAAACTATCTTCAGCGAGATGTTTAAGAAAACTCAGAAACCAGCAGATGAG GAATCAAACGCAGCCGAGGGCAAGAAATTATCCAGCAGCTGTCAAAATCTGTTGGAATCAAGCACAGCAAAG GAGAATTCTGGAGGACTAGCAGGGATCTTTAGAAAGTCTCCCAAACCAGCTCCACGCTCTGTGGCTGCTCAG gatCCCCTCAGTGACTCACAGGAACTGTCAGCCAGCTGGGACAACCTTGCAGAAATTGAGAAG ggGAAAAAAGACGAGTTTGCTGGGATGTTCAGGAGGACGCCCACAACTGTGGAGCAGCAG GAAAGTGAGGACTTGGAGCCCCCCCAGGGAGGCAGTCTGAGACGCAGGAGCACCATAAAGAAGAGAAGACGA gTCGTGTCATTTCGAGTGAAGAAAACTCTTCCCGGAATTCCCAAAATTAATCAATCACAG AGTTCAGATAAGATGCCTGTCGTTGAGGAGActgtggagctgcaggagctgagaGCAGCACAG CCTGTGGAGATAGCAGCATATCCAACTGGAGACAACCCAGCTCAAGCTGAGCAG GAGAGTGATGAGCTGATGGAGTGGTGGTACACTGTCGCAG GTTGGACAGAGTGGAACGAGGTGTCCAATTTCCAGGTTGAGGATGAGGATAT GGTGGTGGAGCAGGTGGCTGATCGTGTTTACATGGCCGCTCGCCTTTTCGTGCGTCTCTTCAACCAGCAGGGGGCGTCCTTGCAGCACCGCATCCTGGAGCTTGTGGCTCTGGCTGATGCTGCAGATCACTTCCACAAGAAGACGGTGACGGTCGCTGTGGGCGGAGGCGTGGCCAGCGTCGCAGGCAGCGTGACCACAATCACCGGGCTCATTCTGGCACCTTTCACTTTCGGTGCCTCTATTATTGTCACGGCGGTGGGGATCAGTGTGGCGACAGCAGGCAGCATCACGTCTGCGACAGCAAATATCACAGACACAGTTCACTCCAACCTGGACCGGAAGAAGGTGGAGAAGATGATCCAAGGCTACCAGGAGGAAATCAAAGACATCAGAGAGTGTTTGGAGTTTGTGCAG GAAGGTCTGGACACCCTGCAGAAGTGGGATTTTGAAAAATACTCTCAAAGTGCTGCCAAAAAAGCTCTGAACCACAACATTAAGCATGTGGTGAAGGAGGGCGGCCGTGCCGGAAAAGCTCTGATGATCAACACCCACAAGCTCATCAGCACAGTGCAGCTTTTAGGCGCTGCCGGTGGCGCTGCTAAGGCTGCCAAAGCTATCAGCGTCACCACAGGCGTCATGTCGGCGCTCTTCCTGGCTCTGGATGTCTTCTTCCTCGCCAAAAACTCCCACGAGCTCCACAAGGGTGCCAAAACCAAATTTGCCTGCAAAATTAGAGAAGTGTGCAAGGACCTTCAAGATGGCCTCCTGGAGCTGAACAAAGTGAAGACACAGCTTCAGAAGACCATGGATGGCATTGAGGTGGAGGAGTATGAGGAGattgaggaggtggaggtggaggttgAAGATGACTTGGAGTCTGATCCAAAGAAGCTGGccgagctggagcaggagctggaCCTCCTGGAGGAGACACTGGACAAGAAAGttgaggaagagaagaaaaaaagtaaagagatggagaagaaaaaaatcaatgagaaaaaagaggagaagaatataaaggaaaaagaggagtcggaggaaaagaagaagaaagagaaggtggaggaaagTGGTGTAAAGATGGAAAAGGATGAAGGACATGGCACGAAAAAGGAGCAGAAACAGGAGATAAAAAGTGTCAAAACTGCAAAACAGGAAGTTTTAAAGGAACAGAAAGGAggcaaaaaagacaaagaaactgAGAACAGAATAACAGCAGGAGAGGAGAAACATGAGAGTCCTCAAGACAAGATGAAGGAAGATGCTGGACCAAATCAAACaacagaaaaggagaaaaataagGAAGAAGTTAAGAGCAGATCAGAAGATTCCAAACAAGACAACAGGAGTGTAAAAACCCACAGTGAGAAGGTGAAAACTGAGAGGGAAAGTCAAAGGAGTCGGAGCAGCAGGGGAGATGAAAGGTGGGCTGAAACCTGA
- the LOC114449332 gene encoding uncharacterized protein LOC114449332 isoform X6 — MEACMMKPDVKKKTKPPKAPPAEIKRNDPEKPAPVVPARPADAELSHTQYRTKRAATNNEELNTPTRYSQRRRVGAEDTESSKDTEQPEDAELPRDEPDFKQSVTAGMFRRSQKEKTPTFTASREPSPDPSAEEAGSEKGKNAETKGAGPLHGELSASSDKEKGSFSGLLRGTPETAREIDVPGSSDSLSEAASTKQKKGGLTGIFDRSASIDNMFDEEKSRLFSGLKKKTPKASGDEEAAEDKDSQKELFPSDESLSERSDTKEKTIFSEMFKKTQKPADEESNAAEGKKLSSSCQNLLESSTAKENSGGLAGIFRKSPKPAPRSVAAQDPLSDSQELSASWDNLAEIEKGKKDEFAGMFRRTPTTVEQQESEDLEPPQGGSLRRRSTIKKRRRVVSFRVKKTLPGIPKINQSQSSDKMPVVEETVELQELRAAQPVEIAAYPTGDNPAQAEQESDELMEWWYTVAGWTEWNEVSNFQVEDEDMVVEQVADRVYMAARLFVRLFNQQGASLQHRILELVALADAADHFHKKTVTVAVGGGVASVAGSVTTITGLILAPFTFGASIIVTAVGISVATAGSITSATANITDTVHSNLDRKKVEKMIQGYQEEIKDIRECLEFVQEGLDTLQKWDFEKYSQSAAKKALNHNIKHVVKEGGRAGKALMINTHKLISTVQLLGAAGGAAKAAKAISVTTGVMSALFLALDVFFLAKNSHELHKGAKTKFACKIREVCKDLQDGLLELNKVKTQLQKTMDGIEVEEYEEIEEVEVEVEDDLESDPKKLAELEQELDLLEETLDKKVEEEKKKSKEMEKKKINEKKEEKNIKEKEESEEKKKKEKVEESGVKMEKDEGHGTKKEQKQEIKSVKTAKQEVLKEQKGGKKDKETENRITAGEEKHESPQDKMKEDAGPNQTTEKEKNKEEVKSRSEDSKQDNRSVKTHSEKVKTERESQRSRSSRGDERWAET; from the exons ATGGAAGCATGTATGATGAAGCCAGAcgtcaagaaaaaaacaaaacca CCCAAAGCTCCTCCTGCAGAG ATAAAAAGAAATGATCCTGAGAAACCAGCTCCTGTGGTTCCTGCTCGCCCAGCGGATGCT gaGCTGAGTCATACACAATACAGAACAAAGCGAGCAGCAACAAACAATGAG GAACTTAACACTCCGACCAGATATAGCCAGCGGCGAAGGGTCGGGGCCGAGGACACAGag AGCTCCAAAGACACTGAACAACCAGAGGATGCTGAGCTTCCCAGAGATGAGCCAGATTTTAAACAG TCAGTCACAGCTGGAATGTTTCGTCGAAGCCAAAAAGAGAAAACACCTACGTTCACT GCCAGCAGAGAGCCGAGTCCTGATCCCAGTGCAGAGGAAGCCGGTtcagaaaagggaaaaaatgcaGAAACCAAGGGCGCAGGGCCTTTGCACGGGGAGCTCTCTGCCAGCAGTGACAAG GAGAAAGGCAGTTTTAGTGGACTCCTTAGAGGAACTCCAGAAACAGCCAGAGAG ataGATGTTCCAGGCAGCAGTGACAGTCTGTCTGAGGCTGCAAGTACAAAG cagaaaAAGGGAGGCCTGACTGGAATATTTGATAGATCAGCCAGCATTGACAACATGTTTGATGAG GAGAAAAGTCGGCTGTTCAGTGGACTTAAGAAGAAAACACCCAAAGCTTCTGGAGatgaagaggctgcagag GACAAAGACTCTCAGAAGGAGCTGTTCCCAAGTGACGAAAGTTTGTCTGAACGCAGCGACACCAAG gAGAAAACTATCTTCAGCGAGATGTTTAAGAAAACTCAGAAACCAGCAGATGAG GAATCAAACGCAGCCGAGGGCAAGAAATTATCCAGCAGCTGTCAAAATCTGTTGGAATCAAGCACAGCAAAG GAGAATTCTGGAGGACTAGCAGGGATCTTTAGAAAGTCTCCCAAACCAGCTCCACGCTCTGTGGCTGCTCAG gatCCCCTCAGTGACTCACAGGAACTGTCAGCCAGCTGGGACAACCTTGCAGAAATTGAGAAG ggGAAAAAAGACGAGTTTGCTGGGATGTTCAGGAGGACGCCCACAACTGTGGAGCAGCAG GAAAGTGAGGACTTGGAGCCCCCCCAGGGAGGCAGTCTGAGACGCAGGAGCACCATAAAGAAGAGAAGACGA gTCGTGTCATTTCGAGTGAAGAAAACTCTTCCCGGAATTCCCAAAATTAATCAATCACAG AGTTCAGATAAGATGCCTGTCGTTGAGGAGActgtggagctgcaggagctgagaGCAGCACAG CCTGTGGAGATAGCAGCATATCCAACTGGAGACAACCCAGCTCAAGCTGAGCAG GAGAGTGATGAGCTGATGGAGTGGTGGTACACTGTCGCAG GTTGGACAGAGTGGAACGAGGTGTCCAATTTCCAGGTTGAGGATGAGGATAT GGTGGTGGAGCAGGTGGCTGATCGTGTTTACATGGCCGCTCGCCTTTTCGTGCGTCTCTTCAACCAGCAGGGGGCGTCCTTGCAGCACCGCATCCTGGAGCTTGTGGCTCTGGCTGATGCTGCAGATCACTTCCACAAGAAGACGGTGACGGTCGCTGTGGGCGGAGGCGTGGCCAGCGTCGCAGGCAGCGTGACCACAATCACCGGGCTCATTCTGGCACCTTTCACTTTCGGTGCCTCTATTATTGTCACGGCGGTGGGGATCAGTGTGGCGACAGCAGGCAGCATCACGTCTGCGACAGCAAATATCACAGACACAGTTCACTCCAACCTGGACCGGAAGAAGGTGGAGAAGATGATCCAAGGCTACCAGGAGGAAATCAAAGACATCAGAGAGTGTTTGGAGTTTGTGCAG GAAGGTCTGGACACCCTGCAGAAGTGGGATTTTGAAAAATACTCTCAAAGTGCTGCCAAAAAAGCTCTGAACCACAACATTAAGCATGTGGTGAAGGAGGGCGGCCGTGCCGGAAAAGCTCTGATGATCAACACCCACAAGCTCATCAGCACAGTGCAGCTTTTAGGCGCTGCCGGTGGCGCTGCTAAGGCTGCCAAAGCTATCAGCGTCACCACAGGCGTCATGTCGGCGCTCTTCCTGGCTCTGGATGTCTTCTTCCTCGCCAAAAACTCCCACGAGCTCCACAAGGGTGCCAAAACCAAATTTGCCTGCAAAATTAGAGAAGTGTGCAAGGACCTTCAAGATGGCCTCCTGGAGCTGAACAAAGTGAAGACACAGCTTCAGAAGACCATGGATGGCATTGAGGTGGAGGAGTATGAGGAGattgaggaggtggaggtggaggttgAAGATGACTTGGAGTCTGATCCAAAGAAGCTGGccgagctggagcaggagctggaCCTCCTGGAGGAGACACTGGACAAGAAAGttgaggaagagaagaaaaaaagtaaagagatggagaagaaaaaaatcaatgagaaaaaagaggagaagaatataaaggaaaaagaggagtcggaggaaaagaagaagaaagagaaggtggaggaaagTGGTGTAAAGATGGAAAAGGATGAAGGACATGGCACGAAAAAGGAGCAGAAACAGGAGATAAAAAGTGTCAAAACTGCAAAACAGGAAGTTTTAAAGGAACAGAAAGGAggcaaaaaagacaaagaaactgAGAACAGAATAACAGCAGGAGAGGAGAAACATGAGAGTCCTCAAGACAAGATGAAGGAAGATGCTGGACCAAATCAAACaacagaaaaggagaaaaataagGAAGAAGTTAAGAGCAGATCAGAAGATTCCAAACAAGACAACAGGAGTGTAAAAACCCACAGTGAGAAGGTGAAAACTGAGAGGGAAAGTCAAAGGAGTCGGAGCAGCAGGGGAGATGAAAGGTGGGCTGAAACCTGA
- the LOC114449332 gene encoding uncharacterized protein LOC114449332 isoform X3: MEACMMKPDVKKKTKPPKAPPAEIKRNDPEKPAPVVPARPADAELSHTQYRTKRAATNNEELNTPTRYSQRRRVGAEDTESSKDTEQPEDAELPRDEPDFKQSVTAGMFRRSQKEKTPTFTGVLKGVMKELQFKLSPKASREPSPDPSAEEAGSEKGKNAETKGAGPLHGELSASSDKEKGSFSGLLRGTPETAREIDVPGSSDSLSEAASTKQKKGGLTGIFDRSASIDNMFDEEKSRLFSGLKKKTPKASGDEEAAEDKDSQKELFPSDESLSERSDTKEKTIFSEMFKKTQKPADEESNAAEGKKLSSSCQNLLESSTAKENSGGLAGIFRKSPKPAPRSVAAQDPLSDSQELSASWDNLAEIEKGKKDEFAGMFRRTPTTVEQQESEDLEPPQGGSLRRRSTIKKRRRVVSFRVKKTLPGIPKINQSQSSDKMPVVEETVELQELRAAQPVEIAAYPTGDNPAQAEQESDELMEWWYTVAGWTEWNEVSNFQVEDEDMVVEQVADRVYMAARLFVRLFNQQGASLQHRILELVALADAADHFHKKTVTVAVGGGVASVAGSVTTITGLILAPFTFGASIIVTAVGISVATAGSITSATANITDTVHSNLDRKKVEKMIQGYQEEIKDIRECLEFVQEGLDTLQKWDFEKYSQSAAKKALNHNIKHVVKEGGRAGKALMINTHKLISTVQLLGAAGGAAKAAKAISVTTGVMSALFLALDVFFLAKNSHELHKGAKTKFACKIREVCKDLQDGLLELNKVKTQLQKTMDGIEVEEYEEIEEVEVEVEDDLESDPKKLAELEQELDLLEETLDKKVEEEKKKSKEMEKKKINEKKEEKNIKEKEESEEKKKKEKVEESGVKMEKDEGHGTKKEQKQEIKSVKTAKQEVLKEQKGGKKDKETENRITAGEEKHESPQDKMKEDAGPNQTTEKEKNKEEVKSRSEDSKQDNRSVKTHSEKVKTERESQRSRSSRGDERWAET, translated from the exons ATGGAAGCATGTATGATGAAGCCAGAcgtcaagaaaaaaacaaaacca CCCAAAGCTCCTCCTGCAGAG ATAAAAAGAAATGATCCTGAGAAACCAGCTCCTGTGGTTCCTGCTCGCCCAGCGGATGCT gaGCTGAGTCATACACAATACAGAACAAAGCGAGCAGCAACAAACAATGAG GAACTTAACACTCCGACCAGATATAGCCAGCGGCGAAGGGTCGGGGCCGAGGACACAGag AGCTCCAAAGACACTGAACAACCAGAGGATGCTGAGCTTCCCAGAGATGAGCCAGATTTTAAACAG TCAGTCACAGCTGGAATGTTTCGTCGAAGCCAAAAAGAGAAAACACCTACGTTCACT GGTGTTCTGAAGGGAGTAATGAAAGAGTTGCAATTCAAGTTGTCACCAAAG GCCAGCAGAGAGCCGAGTCCTGATCCCAGTGCAGAGGAAGCCGGTtcagaaaagggaaaaaatgcaGAAACCAAGGGCGCAGGGCCTTTGCACGGGGAGCTCTCTGCCAGCAGTGACAAG GAGAAAGGCAGTTTTAGTGGACTCCTTAGAGGAACTCCAGAAACAGCCAGAGAG ataGATGTTCCAGGCAGCAGTGACAGTCTGTCTGAGGCTGCAAGTACAAAG cagaaaAAGGGAGGCCTGACTGGAATATTTGATAGATCAGCCAGCATTGACAACATGTTTGATGAG GAGAAAAGTCGGCTGTTCAGTGGACTTAAGAAGAAAACACCCAAAGCTTCTGGAGatgaagaggctgcagag GACAAAGACTCTCAGAAGGAGCTGTTCCCAAGTGACGAAAGTTTGTCTGAACGCAGCGACACCAAG gAGAAAACTATCTTCAGCGAGATGTTTAAGAAAACTCAGAAACCAGCAGATGAG GAATCAAACGCAGCCGAGGGCAAGAAATTATCCAGCAGCTGTCAAAATCTGTTGGAATCAAGCACAGCAAAG GAGAATTCTGGAGGACTAGCAGGGATCTTTAGAAAGTCTCCCAAACCAGCTCCACGCTCTGTGGCTGCTCAG gatCCCCTCAGTGACTCACAGGAACTGTCAGCCAGCTGGGACAACCTTGCAGAAATTGAGAAG ggGAAAAAAGACGAGTTTGCTGGGATGTTCAGGAGGACGCCCACAACTGTGGAGCAGCAG GAAAGTGAGGACTTGGAGCCCCCCCAGGGAGGCAGTCTGAGACGCAGGAGCACCATAAAGAAGAGAAGACGA gTCGTGTCATTTCGAGTGAAGAAAACTCTTCCCGGAATTCCCAAAATTAATCAATCACAG AGTTCAGATAAGATGCCTGTCGTTGAGGAGActgtggagctgcaggagctgagaGCAGCACAG CCTGTGGAGATAGCAGCATATCCAACTGGAGACAACCCAGCTCAAGCTGAGCAG GAGAGTGATGAGCTGATGGAGTGGTGGTACACTGTCGCAG GTTGGACAGAGTGGAACGAGGTGTCCAATTTCCAGGTTGAGGATGAGGATAT GGTGGTGGAGCAGGTGGCTGATCGTGTTTACATGGCCGCTCGCCTTTTCGTGCGTCTCTTCAACCAGCAGGGGGCGTCCTTGCAGCACCGCATCCTGGAGCTTGTGGCTCTGGCTGATGCTGCAGATCACTTCCACAAGAAGACGGTGACGGTCGCTGTGGGCGGAGGCGTGGCCAGCGTCGCAGGCAGCGTGACCACAATCACCGGGCTCATTCTGGCACCTTTCACTTTCGGTGCCTCTATTATTGTCACGGCGGTGGGGATCAGTGTGGCGACAGCAGGCAGCATCACGTCTGCGACAGCAAATATCACAGACACAGTTCACTCCAACCTGGACCGGAAGAAGGTGGAGAAGATGATCCAAGGCTACCAGGAGGAAATCAAAGACATCAGAGAGTGTTTGGAGTTTGTGCAG GAAGGTCTGGACACCCTGCAGAAGTGGGATTTTGAAAAATACTCTCAAAGTGCTGCCAAAAAAGCTCTGAACCACAACATTAAGCATGTGGTGAAGGAGGGCGGCCGTGCCGGAAAAGCTCTGATGATCAACACCCACAAGCTCATCAGCACAGTGCAGCTTTTAGGCGCTGCCGGTGGCGCTGCTAAGGCTGCCAAAGCTATCAGCGTCACCACAGGCGTCATGTCGGCGCTCTTCCTGGCTCTGGATGTCTTCTTCCTCGCCAAAAACTCCCACGAGCTCCACAAGGGTGCCAAAACCAAATTTGCCTGCAAAATTAGAGAAGTGTGCAAGGACCTTCAAGATGGCCTCCTGGAGCTGAACAAAGTGAAGACACAGCTTCAGAAGACCATGGATGGCATTGAGGTGGAGGAGTATGAGGAGattgaggaggtggaggtggaggttgAAGATGACTTGGAGTCTGATCCAAAGAAGCTGGccgagctggagcaggagctggaCCTCCTGGAGGAGACACTGGACAAGAAAGttgaggaagagaagaaaaaaagtaaagagatggagaagaaaaaaatcaatgagaaaaaagaggagaagaatataaaggaaaaagaggagtcggaggaaaagaagaagaaagagaaggtggaggaaagTGGTGTAAAGATGGAAAAGGATGAAGGACATGGCACGAAAAAGGAGCAGAAACAGGAGATAAAAAGTGTCAAAACTGCAAAACAGGAAGTTTTAAAGGAACAGAAAGGAggcaaaaaagacaaagaaactgAGAACAGAATAACAGCAGGAGAGGAGAAACATGAGAGTCCTCAAGACAAGATGAAGGAAGATGCTGGACCAAATCAAACaacagaaaaggagaaaaataagGAAGAAGTTAAGAGCAGATCAGAAGATTCCAAACAAGACAACAGGAGTGTAAAAACCCACAGTGAGAAGGTGAAAACTGAGAGGGAAAGTCAAAGGAGTCGGAGCAGCAGGGGAGATGAAAGGTGGGCTGAAACCTGA